The genomic segment TCAATCGTATTTTCTGCTCCTTGCTGCTTGCCGGTGCATGTAGTTTCGGTGTAAACGCACAAGAAAACCAATCTTATTTTCTGCATACAATAGAAAAAGGTCAGAGCCTATATTCCATTGCCAGCATGTATAACATCAGCCAGGCAGACATAGTGAAACTAAATCCGGGAAGTGATGACAAGATATACGTAGGACGCACCTTACGTATTCCACGTACGGATGCCAATTCACAGAAAGAAACTTTCCACACCATAGAATCCGGTGAAACCCTTTACCGGCTTACCGTAAAATACAATGTCTCGGCGAAAGACATATGCGACGCCAATCCCGGACTGAGCGCAGAGAACTTCCGCATCGGGCAGGTTATCCGGATTCCATCCTCAACGGACGCGGCTACTGCCACAACGAACAACACCGGACTTTCCGCTACATCTCCCACCGGAAACACATCTGTCCAAGCTCCGGTGCAATCACGTTGCCGCGATATGCACAAGGTGAAACGGAAAGAAACCGTATTCAGCATCAGCCGGAAGTATGGCATTACGGAAGCTGAGCTCATTGCCGCCAATCCGGAATTGCAGGGGGAAAATAAAATAAAGAAAGGTTCATTTCTCTGTATCCCCTATCCTTCCACCCAGATACAGCAAAATACGCATCCTCAAGCGACAGCGCCAAGCGACAGTGAATTGTTCAGTGAGAACAAAAAGAGTAACGAGCGTATCAATGTTATCAAGGCAGCTGTTATTCTTCCGTTTTTATCTGACGGAGCAAGCAAAAGCGAATCTGCAAAAATGGTGGAATACTATGAAGGTTTCCTCATGGCAGTAGACAGTTTGAAGCGCACAGGCACTTCTATTGATCTTTTTACATACAGTACAGGCCCTTCCACCTCATCTCTGAATTCCATACTTGGCAAAAACGAGATGAAAGACATGGATATCATTTTCGGCCCGTTGCACCAACAGCATATCAAGCCGCTGGCCGATTTTGCCGACAAGCATGATATACGCTTGGTGATACCGTTTACATCCAAGGATAATACTGTATTCCGCAATCCGTCGGTATATCAGATCAATACTCCCCAATCCTACCTTTACTCGGAAGTGTACGACCATTTTGTCCGCCAGTTCCCCAACGCCAATGTTATCTTTATTGAAGCCAGTCAGGACACTAAAGACAAAGCGGAGTTCATAAAAGGACTGAAAGAGGAATTGCGCAACCGTTCCATACCCACAAAATCATTGAAGGAGGATGCTACCGTAGAGTCTATGAAAGCCGTATTACGCAACGATCGCGAGAATATTTTTATCCCCACTTCGGGAAGCAATATTACCCTAATCAAAATACTGCCGCAATTGACATTGCTGGTGCGCGAACAGCCTGACAGTCGTGTGCATCTCTTCGGCTATCCGGAATGGCAGACGTACACCAAAGACCACCTTGAAGCATTCTTTGAGCTGGATACTTACTTCTATTCCTCTTTCTATACGAACAACCTGCTGCCGGCAGCCATAACCTTCACAAAGAGTTATCGCAAATGGTATGGAAAAGAGATGGACGAGCGTTATCCGAAATTCGGCATGCTGGGGTTCGATACCGGCTATTTCTTCCTCAAAGGCCTATCCAGATATGGTTCGGGACTTGAAAAGAACTTGGATAAAATGGACCTTGTCCCTATTCAAACCGGCTTCAAGTTCCAACGTGTCAACAACTGGGGCGGCTTCATCAACCGGAAAGTATTCTTTGTACGTTTCACCAAAAACTTTGAGCTGATAAAGCTTGATTTCGATTAAAGACGATTTACAGCCATTCGATGACAAGCAACTCGTAAATTGCAATTTAAGAAAATGAGACTAAAAACAATTATAGGAACAGCACTTTTGGCAGGAACATGTGCCTTGCCGGCAAGCGCACAGATAGGCGAACAACGCCACAACTTTTCTGTGGGCATTAACGGCGGTATCAACCTGAATAGCGTAAGTTTCTCTCCCAGAGTCCGCCAGAATAACCTGATGGGTATCAATGGCGGACTGACAGCCCGTTATATTTCCGAAAAATACTTCAGTATGATATGCGGTGCACAGATTGAGTTAAATTTCTCGCAACATGGTTGGGATGAGTTTTATCAGGACTACCCCGAATTGCAATACACGCGTAAAATGAATTACATAGAAATTCCCTTCCTTGCGCATTTGGCTTTCGGCAAAGACAGAGGATTACAGTTTTTTGTTCATGCAGGTCCGCAGATAGGCTTTTTTCTTAGCGACAGTTACACAATAGGTGGCGATTGGGACAATTATACCGGAATAACCGTTGAGCAACACGATAAAGCCGTAGATAATAAGTTTGACTATGGTATCACAGGTGGAGCCGGTGTGGAGCTTCGTACTAAAATCGGGCACTTTTTGGTAGAAGGCCGATACTATTACGCTTTATCCGATTTTTACAGCAGTACAAAGAAAGACTACTTCTCCCGTTCGGCCCATGGGGTCATCACTGCAAAGATCACTTACTTATTCGATCTGAAGAAATAACAGTATAAACCTCTGACAATAATAAAAGCGGGACATGGTTTAAAACCATGTCCCGCTTTTATTGTATATATCCGTTTCTTATCGAAACAGTTTTTATTATCTTAATCTGTCTGCCGCTTTCACCATCAGTTCATCCCGATAGATGGAACGGAAAGCCAAATAGTTCAGTATGATACATACAGCCGGAAGGCACAAAGCCCAACCCAATTGGAAGCTCGTTACATTCAAATCTTCTTTCAAAATGAACACAAATACCACGAAAGCAATGTAATAACCAGTCAGCAGAAGGCTGCCAAAGATAGTCATACGGACTTGCAACATACGGTTACGGAATAGGAAGATAGTGCACAATGAGATAATCGCACTCAATAAAAGAATACCGAACAATCCCCATGTAGACTGAAAGCCACCATCGGCCAAAGTCACCCCCAACGGTTTGAAAACATGAGCCACTATCCCGTCCGAACCAATAAACTCTCCCGCCGGCAAACAAAGAGTTACAACCAGAAGGACAGTTACCAATAACAAATAAACGGATTGAATACGTTGTATCATTACTGCAATTTTTCTTTTTCCTTAGAAGGATTACGATAGTACACCTTACCCTCAAGATATTCCTGAGTAGCAATCAAAGTAGGTTTCGGCAACTTCTCATAATAACGGGAGATTTCAATCTGTTCGCGATTTTCAAACACTTCTTCAAGGTTGTCATTATAGGAAGCAAATTCCGCCAACTTCTTAGAAAGATCATTTTTAATTTCAACACTGATCTGATTGGCACGCTTACCAATAATCGCTACGGTTTCATATACATTACCTGTATCTTCACACAATTCCATCATGTCACGAGTAACCGTAGTAGTAGGAGCATTTGTCTTTCTGTAATCCATAATTTTTATCTAAATTAATTTTATTCTATAACAATAATATTCTCTTTTTATCTGTCAATCTTTCAATATTTTCTGCGCTTCTTTAAAGATACGGTCGGCATCTTTCATATATTTACTTTCAGGGAATTCATTCTTAAAAGCATAATATTCATCTACTGCTTCGCGATAGCGTTCCTCTCTTTTATCTTCCACACTGAATACCGCCATTTCATACTTGGCACGCAAGATGAGGATAGACAAATCCTCACGCATATTAGTATAAGGATAATCTTTCAAAGCATTCTGCGCCGTAATGACGCAAGACTCATAATTATTTCCTAAGTAATTGCCCAAATTATAATAGAGCTTAGCAGAAAGATATTCTTTCATAACCAATTTGTCCTGCAAAGCAAAAATCATGTTTTGAGCTTCGTCTTTCTTTGCGCTGTTCGGAAAATACTCCAAAAACATCTGTAATTGCTGGATTGCATTGTATGTACCGGACTGGTCCAAACGGGGTTCCGGCGTATCCAGATACAAAGCCTTTCCGGCATGAAAACGTGCCAGCTCGGTAAACGTACCACGCGGATACACATTGTAATATTGGGTGAATGTTTGAGCGGCAGTCTGATAATCATTCTGGTTATAATAACTCATACCCAGCATATAAAGTGATTCTTCAGCTTTGTCAGTACCTTTAAGAATGGCAATCAACTCGTTCAACAAAGTCGCAGCACGATTATACTGACCTTTTGCGAAGTAATTCTTTGCCGCTTCATACTTGTATTCGTAGTCTGTGCTTTTCAGCAACTTGTTGTATTCTCCACATGAGGAGAGCAGCAGTGCTGCAAGCAGAGTTATAAGGATGTTCTTCTTCATTACTTTTATTCAAATAATGCGCAAAGATAGAGGTTCATATCGAATTAAACAACGATACGCACCTTAATTTTTCAAAAACAAAGATGAAGAGGAATAATTTGGAGAACGAATGGGGAGAGAGAGTTTGATGTGTGTTTAGTGATTAATGATTAGGAGGCTATGCAACAAGAGAGCGCAATGCACTAATCATTAATCACTGATTTCTTTTTTACAGTTTATACAGATCGCTTGCAGCCAGCAGATCTACTTTTTTTTCCGTCAATACGCGAATACAGTTTTCCATATCGTTAGGACGGATAATGACATTGGCGGTCTGCCCATTGGCAAAAGAGTACATATATTCAATAAACACACCTTCATCGGACAGGCAGCGGAGAACTTTTGCCAATGAACCCGGGATATTGGGGCAACTGATTCCCACCACATCCGTTACATTGACAGCAAAATGATTATCCTTTAAAGCTTTATATGCTTTATCCGGTTCAGAGACAATGCCGCGAAGAATACCAAAATCAGCATTCTCGGCTATGCAAAGAGCAGAAAGGTTGACACCTTCTTTGGCAAGAACTTCCGTCACTTCCGTAAGGCGGCCTGACTTGTTCTCCAGAAAAATAGAAAGTTGTTTTGCTACCATAATATCTTGTTTTACAGTTTTCGGTTATCAATTACGCGTTTCGCTTTACCTACACTACGCTCGATGCTGCGCGGTTCCACCAACCGGACATCCACGCCCAAGCCTAATACGCTTTGCAAACGCGCTGTAAGTTTTTTCTTCAAGGCCAGCATCTTGTTAATCTCATCAGAGTAATATTCCGGACGGACTTCCACTTGCAGTTCCATAGTATCCGTATTGTTCTTTCGATCGACAAGCAGCAGATAATGCGGTTCAAACTCAGGCATCTCAAGAATAACAGACTCAATCTGTGTGGGGAATACGTTTACACCGCGTATGATAAGCATATCGTCACTACGTCCGAGGATGCGGTCCATGCGGACCAATGTACGCCCACAAGGACATTTGTCATAGTGCAAAGCCGTAAGGTCTTTAGTGCGATAGCGCAGCAAAGGCATTCCTTCTTTGGTGAGATGCGTAAACACCAATTCTCCTGTTTCGCCCGGTGCAACCGGCTCAAGCGTTTTCGGGTCTATGATTTCCGGGAAATAATGGTCTTCATTGAGATGCGTACCATGCTGGCACTCACATTCGTATCCTACACCGGGGCCGGCTATCTCGCTCAGCCCATAGATGTCATAAGCTTTTATTCCCAATTTCGTTTCAATGTCACGACGCATATTCTCTGTCCATGGCTCTGCCCCGAAAGCGCCGAACTTCAGTTTGAACTCTTCACGCGGAAAACCGGAGTCCTTAATGGCATCCGCCAGATACAGAGCATAAGAAGGCGTGCAACAAAGAACCGTCGAACCGAAATCATGCATCAGCGTTATTTGCTTCTCCGTATTACCGCTGGACATTGGAATTACGGAAGCACCGATATTTTCAGCACCGGCATGAGCACCCAGCCCGCCGGTAAAGAGCCCGTATCCGTATGATATCTGAAAAATATCCGAACTGCCGGCGCCATAAGCCGTAAAAGCGCGTGACAGACACTCCGACCAGGCCGAAAGGTCCTTACGCGTGTACCCCACCACAGTGGGCTTTCCGGTAGTACCGGAGGAGGCGTGGATACGAACTATCTGGCTCATAGGAACAGCACAAAGTCCAAAAGGATAGTTATCCCTAAGATCGTATTTCGTAGTAAAAGGCAGTTTCACAATATCGTCAATGCTGTTGATGTCATCAGGAGTGATTCCCAATTCCTGCATTTTCTTGCGGTAGAAAGGAGTGTCATGATATACACGCTCCACAGTCTTTTTAAGACGAATGCTTTGGATTTTACGAAGGCTTTCGCGATCCATACATTCGATACTCTCATTCCAAATCATGTTTTTGTTGTATTACATTAATGGTTGTTATTAATTTGATACCGCAAAGATATGTTTTACTTACGAATTCACAAATTTTCAACACAAAAAACTCCAATGTTTTTTAAAAGCCTGAAAAGTATTATATAATTACATAAGCGCCTTTATTCCAGACTTGCCGGCAATGACTCAAAGAAGGAGCCCCATTCAGTCAGGGACTGAAAGGCAATGACTCACTGACTGAAAGGCACTCAGTCAGTGAGTCATTGCCACCCTTGCAGGAGCATGTTCTGAGAGGGGTATGGAAGTGGTGGTACATCATAGTATTTTTTATATACATTTCATTCATTTTTCCGTTTTATGGAGCAAGGAGTTATGGGAGTAACCATGTTTTTCGATACATTAAGTTGCTTTATTTTCATACCTTTCCTATCTTTGCCCGACAATCCTGATGAAATGAACAAATTCGAGTTAACATCCGCCTATCACCCTACCGGTGACCAGCCGGAAGCAATTGCACAACTTACCGAAGGCGTGCGTGAGGGAGTTCCCGCACAGACCTTACTTGGTGTAACAGGTTCCGGAAAAACGTTTACCATTGCCAACGTCATAGCCAACATCAACAAACCTACGCTCATATTGAGCCATAACAAGACGCTGGCAGCACAGTTGTACAGCGAGTTCAAAGGATTCTTTCCGAACAATGCGGTAGAATATTATGTGTCCTACTATGATTATTACCAGCCCGAAGCCTATCTTCCTTCCTCAGACACTTACATAGAAAAAGATCTCGCTATCAATGACGAAATTGACAAACTCCGGCTTGCCGCCACTTCCGCCCTGCTTTCCGGGCGCAAAGACGTGGTGGTAGTCTCTTCCGTATCATGTATTTACGGTATGGGAAATCCGGCAGACTTCTATAATAATGTAATCGAAGTGCAACAAGGAAAGAATTACAGTCGCAATGTATTTCTCCGACGACTTGTAGACAGCCTTTATGTCCGTAATGACATAGACCTGAACCGCGGCAACTTCCGCGTGAAAGGTGATACGGTAGACATCTACCTGGCCTATGCCGACAATCTTCTGCGCATCGTTTTTTGGGGAGATGAAATAGACAGCATCGAAGAGGTGGACCCGGTGAGTGGTGTTACGATAGCCCGGTTCGACGCCTATAAGATATATCCCGCCAACTTGTTTATGACAACCAAAGAAGCCACCTTGCGGGCTATCCATGAGATAGAAGACGACTTGCACAAACAAGTGCAATGGTTTGAGAACGAGGGGCGCCCTTTCGAAGCCAAACGCCTGCAGGAACGTGTAACTTACGATATGGAAATGATGCGCGAATTAGGCCATTGCTCAGGCATAGAAAACTATTCGCGCTATTTTGACGGACGTGCGGCAGGCACCCGTCCCTACTGCCTGCTGGATTTTTTCCCCGAGGATTTTCTCATAGTCATCGACGAAAGCCATGTGAGCGTTCCGCAGATACGTGCCATGTATGGCGGCGACCGCGCCCGAAAGACAAACTTGGTAGAATACGGTTTCCGGCTTCCCGCAGCAATGGACAACCGTCCGTTGAAGTTCGAGGAGTTTGAATCAATGGCAAAACAGGTTATATACGTCAGCGCCACACCTGCCGATTACGAACTGATGCAATCTGAAGGTATTGTTGTAGAGCAGGTAATCCGTCCGACCGGCTTGCTGGATCCCATTATCGAAGTACGCCCCAGCCACAACCAGATAGACGACTTAATGGAAGAAATTCAGTTACGCATCGAACGCAACGAGCGCACGCTCATCACCACTCTGACCAAGCGCATGGCAGAAGAATTGACGGAATATCTTCTCAATAACAACGTGAAGTGCAACTATATCCATAGTGATGTGGATACACTGGAGCGCGTAAGGATTATGAGTGATTTACGCGAAGGCGAATATGACGTACTGGTCGGCGTCAATCTTCTACGTGAAGGACTGGACTTGCCGGAAGTATCCCTTGTTGCTATTCTGGATGCGGACAAGGAGGGATTCCTCCGTTCCCACCGTTCGCTGACGCAGACTGCCGGACGTGCCGCCCGCAATGTTAACGGCATGGTCATCATGTATGCCGACAAAATTACGGAAAGCATGCAACTGACCATCGACGAGACCAACCGCCGCCGCGAAAAGCAACTGAAATACAACGAAGAACATGGCATCACGCCTCAACAAATCAAAAAAGCCAAAAGTCTCAACGTATTCGCCGGTACAGAAGGATTTGCCGAAAGTGGAACCGGAAAGGAAAAACTGTCAGGAAACGCGCCCCGTCCTTATGTGGAACAAGAGAGTACCTCCATGCTCGCCGCAGACCCTATTGTTCAGTACATGAGCCGCAACCAGCTTGAAAAGAGCATCGAGCGCACCAAGAAACTGATGCAGGAAGCTGCCAAGAAACTCGACTTCATCGAAGCGGCGCAATATCGTGATGAAGTGCTGAAAATGGAAGAACTGCTGAAAGAAAAAAAAGAATAGAATCTAAAAAAGCGGTTTACACGAAACTGTTTGATGCCACATTTGTTACTCCTTGTATATAAATCATTTAATCAACAAGATTATGAATACAAAAAGAGTAGCGGTAGCATTGGCAGTCTTAGCTGCCTTATTTTCCTCAGGCGTACAGCAAGCGGACGCATGCACGCGTGCCACTTACATCGGACCGGACAATATGGTTGTCACAGGTCGTACAATGGACTGGAAAGAAGATATAATGAGTAATATTTATGTCTTTCCCCGAGGGATACAAAGAGCCGGATACAATAAAGGCGAAACAGTGAAGTGGACTTCCAAATACGGCAGTGTCATTGCAACAGGCTACGACATCGGTACGTGCGACGGCATGAACGAAAAAGGGTTGGTAGCCAGCCTTCTGTTCCTGCCCGAGTCTATATATGATCGTCCCGGAGATACCCGTCCGACAATGGGCATCAGCATTTGGACGCAATACGTACTCGATAACTTCGCCACCGTACGCGAAGCCGTAGACGAACTGAAGAAAGAGACATTCCGAATCGATGCTCCCCAAATGCCGAACGGTTCGGCTTCCACCCTGCATCTGGCTATTACGGACGAAACGGGAAATACCGCTATCTTGGAATACCTGAACGGAAAGCTTAATATTCACGAAGGTAAAGAGTATCAGGTAATGACCAACTCACCCAGATATGAATACCAATTAGCCATTAACGATTACTGGAAAGAGGTCGGTGGATTGCAGATGTTGCCGGGAACCAACCGTTCCAGCGACCGTTTTGTACGCGCATCATTCTACATCCATGCCATTCCGCAGACGGCAGACGCTAAGATTGCAGTGCCCAGCGTATTGAGCGTGATGCGTACCGTATCCGTCCCGTTCGGAATTACCACACCGGACAAGCCTCATATCTCTTCCACCCGCTGGCGTTCGGTCTCCAATCAGAAAGACAAAGTCTATTATTTTGAGTCAACTCTCACTCCTAACCTATTCTGGCTCGATTTGAAGAAAATAGATTTCAGCCCTAAAGCCGCTATAAAAAAACTATCGCTGACCAACGGAGAAATATATGCAGGGGATGCCGTAAAGGACTTGAAGGAAAGTCCTTCTTTTACCTTTTTATTCCAAACGCCTGTTCTCTGACAAAACCTCATAAAACTTTATTAAAGATATACATAAAGGACCGTACCTTACAGACAAATGAAGGCGGTCCTTTTCTGCATACCTGTTTTTCGCGTTATACTTAAGCTTTTCTCGTGATTTTTCCGTATGTTTGTAGTCAAACTTCAAAGCTGCATATCCACATGGAACTATTAGTATACAAAGCCTCAGCCGGTTCGGGAAAAACCTTCACGCTGGCTGTGGAATACATCAAACTTCTGATCC from the Bacteroides eggerthii genome contains:
- a CDS encoding LysM peptidoglycan-binding domain-containing protein, which gives rise to MKTINRIFCSLLLAGACSFGVNAQENQSYFLHTIEKGQSLYSIASMYNISQADIVKLNPGSDDKIYVGRTLRIPRTDANSQKETFHTIESGETLYRLTVKYNVSAKDICDANPGLSAENFRIGQVIRIPSSTDAATATTNNTGLSATSPTGNTSVQAPVQSRCRDMHKVKRKETVFSISRKYGITEAELIAANPELQGENKIKKGSFLCIPYPSTQIQQNTHPQATAPSDSELFSENKKSNERINVIKAAVILPFLSDGASKSESAKMVEYYEGFLMAVDSLKRTGTSIDLFTYSTGPSTSSLNSILGKNEMKDMDIIFGPLHQQHIKPLADFADKHDIRLVIPFTSKDNTVFRNPSVYQINTPQSYLYSEVYDHFVRQFPNANVIFIEASQDTKDKAEFIKGLKEELRNRSIPTKSLKEDATVESMKAVLRNDRENIFIPTSGSNITLIKILPQLTLLVREQPDSRVHLFGYPEWQTYTKDHLEAFFELDTYFYSSFYTNNLLPAAITFTKSYRKWYGKEMDERYPKFGMLGFDTGYFFLKGLSRYGSGLEKNLDKMDLVPIQTGFKFQRVNNWGGFINRKVFFVRFTKNFELIKLDFD
- a CDS encoding porin family protein, with the protein product MRLKTIIGTALLAGTCALPASAQIGEQRHNFSVGINGGINLNSVSFSPRVRQNNLMGINGGLTARYISEKYFSMICGAQIELNFSQHGWDEFYQDYPELQYTRKMNYIEIPFLAHLAFGKDRGLQFFVHAGPQIGFFLSDSYTIGGDWDNYTGITVEQHDKAVDNKFDYGITGGAGVELRTKIGHFLVEGRYYYALSDFYSSTKKDYFSRSAHGVITAKITYLFDLKK
- a CDS encoding DUF4293 domain-containing protein, whose protein sequence is MIQRIQSVYLLLVTVLLVVTLCLPAGEFIGSDGIVAHVFKPLGVTLADGGFQSTWGLFGILLLSAIISLCTIFLFRNRMLQVRMTIFGSLLLTGYYIAFVVFVFILKEDLNVTSFQLGWALCLPAVCIILNYLAFRSIYRDELMVKAADRLR
- a CDS encoding DNA-directed RNA polymerase subunit omega; this translates as MDYRKTNAPTTTVTRDMMELCEDTGNVYETVAIIGKRANQISVEIKNDLSKKLAEFASYNDNLEEVFENREQIEISRYYEKLPKPTLIATQEYLEGKVYYRNPSKEKEKLQ
- a CDS encoding outer membrane protein assembly factor BamD; translated protein: MKKNILITLLAALLLSSCGEYNKLLKSTDYEYKYEAAKNYFAKGQYNRAATLLNELIAILKGTDKAEESLYMLGMSYYNQNDYQTAAQTFTQYYNVYPRGTFTELARFHAGKALYLDTPEPRLDQSGTYNAIQQLQMFLEYFPNSAKKDEAQNMIFALQDKLVMKEYLSAKLYYNLGNYLGNNYESCVITAQNALKDYPYTNMREDLSILILRAKYEMAVFSVEDKREERYREAVDEYYAFKNEFPESKYMKDADRIFKEAQKILKD
- a CDS encoding phenylacetate--CoA ligase family protein: MIWNESIECMDRESLRKIQSIRLKKTVERVYHDTPFYRKKMQELGITPDDINSIDDIVKLPFTTKYDLRDNYPFGLCAVPMSQIVRIHASSGTTGKPTVVGYTRKDLSAWSECLSRAFTAYGAGSSDIFQISYGYGLFTGGLGAHAGAENIGASVIPMSSGNTEKQITLMHDFGSTVLCCTPSYALYLADAIKDSGFPREEFKLKFGAFGAEPWTENMRRDIETKLGIKAYDIYGLSEIAGPGVGYECECQHGTHLNEDHYFPEIIDPKTLEPVAPGETGELVFTHLTKEGMPLLRYRTKDLTALHYDKCPCGRTLVRMDRILGRSDDMLIIRGVNVFPTQIESVILEMPEFEPHYLLLVDRKNNTDTMELQVEVRPEYYSDEINKMLALKKKLTARLQSVLGLGVDVRLVEPRSIERSVGKAKRVIDNRKL
- the uvrB gene encoding excinuclease ABC subunit UvrB, with the translated sequence MNKFELTSAYHPTGDQPEAIAQLTEGVREGVPAQTLLGVTGSGKTFTIANVIANINKPTLILSHNKTLAAQLYSEFKGFFPNNAVEYYVSYYDYYQPEAYLPSSDTYIEKDLAINDEIDKLRLAATSALLSGRKDVVVVSSVSCIYGMGNPADFYNNVIEVQQGKNYSRNVFLRRLVDSLYVRNDIDLNRGNFRVKGDTVDIYLAYADNLLRIVFWGDEIDSIEEVDPVSGVTIARFDAYKIYPANLFMTTKEATLRAIHEIEDDLHKQVQWFENEGRPFEAKRLQERVTYDMEMMRELGHCSGIENYSRYFDGRAAGTRPYCLLDFFPEDFLIVIDESHVSVPQIRAMYGGDRARKTNLVEYGFRLPAAMDNRPLKFEEFESMAKQVIYVSATPADYELMQSEGIVVEQVIRPTGLLDPIIEVRPSHNQIDDLMEEIQLRIERNERTLITTLTKRMAEELTEYLLNNNVKCNYIHSDVDTLERVRIMSDLREGEYDVLVGVNLLREGLDLPEVSLVAILDADKEGFLRSHRSLTQTAGRAARNVNGMVIMYADKITESMQLTIDETNRRREKQLKYNEEHGITPQQIKKAKSLNVFAGTEGFAESGTGKEKLSGNAPRPYVEQESTSMLAADPIVQYMSRNQLEKSIERTKKLMQEAAKKLDFIEAAQYRDEVLKMEELLKEKKE
- a CDS encoding linear amide C-N hydrolase, whose translation is MNTKRVAVALAVLAALFSSGVQQADACTRATYIGPDNMVVTGRTMDWKEDIMSNIYVFPRGIQRAGYNKGETVKWTSKYGSVIATGYDIGTCDGMNEKGLVASLLFLPESIYDRPGDTRPTMGISIWTQYVLDNFATVREAVDELKKETFRIDAPQMPNGSASTLHLAITDETGNTAILEYLNGKLNIHEGKEYQVMTNSPRYEYQLAINDYWKEVGGLQMLPGTNRSSDRFVRASFYIHAIPQTADAKIAVPSVLSVMRTVSVPFGITTPDKPHISSTRWRSVSNQKDKVYYFESTLTPNLFWLDLKKIDFSPKAAIKKLSLTNGEIYAGDAVKDLKESPSFTFLFQTPVL